One region of Deltaproteobacteria bacterium genomic DNA includes:
- a CDS encoding radical SAM protein, with translation MIEQGPIRPPSESKSLFLRLTRNCPWNRCLFCPVYKGTQFSRRSTADIKKEIDTLRQVVEEIQEISWKLGFGGKISSAVMTRLQVAKNYHYLYRQVAIWLYHGEGTVFLQDANSLILKPQVLAEILRYLRTQIPGIRRVTSYARSSTLARRTLADLQMLKEAGLDRIHIGLESGYDPVLRFMKKGCTAAEHIEAGRMVRQAGITLSEYVMPGLGGKTWWREHAVATGEVLNQINPDYIRLRSLRVPKTTPLYQKVEAAELELLDDDAVVREIRLFIETLDGITSTITSDHIMNLLEEICGTMPVDKEKMLAVADRYLALPEEERLLFKVGRWGGAYRSLNDLEDHTLRAKIEQAIRQWNLDEPEQVNLFIKEMADQYI, from the coding sequence ATGATAGAACAGGGCCCCATAAGACCGCCATCTGAGAGCAAGAGTTTGTTTTTGCGACTTACACGCAATTGTCCCTGGAACAGGTGTCTCTTTTGTCCAGTATACAAAGGAACGCAGTTCTCACGCCGGTCAACAGCTGATATCAAGAAAGAGATCGATACCCTGCGACAAGTGGTGGAGGAGATCCAGGAGATTTCCTGGAAGCTGGGATTCGGAGGCAAAATCAGCAGTGCAGTGATGACCAGGCTCCAGGTGGCGAAAAACTACCACTACCTGTATCGACAGGTGGCCATCTGGCTCTACCACGGCGAAGGCACTGTCTTTCTGCAGGACGCCAACAGTCTGATCCTAAAGCCGCAGGTGCTGGCAGAGATCCTCAGGTATCTCCGTACTCAGATCCCGGGAATTCGTCGAGTCACCAGCTATGCTCGCTCCAGCACCCTGGCGAGACGCACGCTGGCAGACTTACAGATGCTCAAAGAGGCCGGCCTCGACCGAATTCACATAGGTCTGGAAAGCGGCTATGATCCAGTTCTGCGATTCATGAAAAAAGGCTGTACCGCCGCTGAGCACATAGAGGCGGGCCGCATGGTGCGGCAGGCTGGGATAACTCTCTCCGAGTATGTCATGCCTGGTCTGGGGGGTAAGACCTGGTGGCGGGAGCATGCTGTCGCCACCGGAGAGGTGCTCAACCAGATCAACCCCGACTATATTCGGCTGCGCTCATTGCGGGTCCCCAAGACTACGCCGCTCTATCAGAAGGTTGAAGCCGCTGAACTGGAGCTTCTCGACGATGATGCAGTGGTTCGTGAGATCCGCCTGTTTATTGAGACATTGGACGGCATCACCTCAACCATCACTTCTGACCACATAATGAATCTCCTGGAAGAGATCTGCGGAACCATGCCTGTAGACAAAGAGAAAATGTTGGCGGTTGCCGATCGTTATCTGGCATTGCCCGAGGAAGAGCGGTTGCTCTTCAAGGTGGGCAGATGGGGCGGCGCCTATCGCAGCCTCAACGATCTGGAAGACCACACCCTCAGGGCAAAAATCGAACAGGCCATACGCCAGTGGAATCTCGATGAGCCGGAACAGGTGAACCTCTTCATAAAAGAGATGGCCGATCAGTATATTTAG
- a CDS encoding TMEM165/GDT1 family protein, with translation MDLKTLLTTFGLIFLAELGDKTQFAALCLAADNKSRLSVFIGASLALVTSALLAVLLGALVARCFPPHVVKTVAGILFIAMGIFMLVTR, from the coding sequence GTGGACCTGAAAACACTTCTCACCACCTTTGGTCTTATCTTCCTTGCTGAACTCGGCGACAAAACCCAGTTTGCCGCACTTTGCCTTGCGGCTGACAACAAGTCCAGACTTTCTGTCTTCATCGGAGCTTCCCTGGCTCTGGTAACCAGTGCTCTGCTGGCTGTATTGCTGGGTGCCCTGGTGGCACGATGTTTCCCGCCCCATGTGGTGAAGACCGTAGCAGGGATTTTGTTTATCGCCATGGGCATATTTATGCTGGTAACTCGCTAG
- a CDS encoding 50S ribosomal protein L11 methyltransferase, with the protein MQDKTTPRLHPEQYLYIYELQGGSPSAALELEDLLGVWPEANYTYLFFGSPAEERIGSFLEAHPEYRLNGRYQMRYKQWQQLAVREPVQVDRFKIITSKQNVSLAPGEILLLIDPGVMFGSGLHPTTRGCLQALSRLYADENPSTVVDLGTGTGILAIGAVKLGATRVEAIDLNPLAVSTARANCRRNKVADRIVVRSGDARDNLPEAELLCVNIHFDFLQELLSRPELYRYQWAIMGGFLTAKLEEVLRSIPSRMTTICEPIVEQGWATLLLQNRQ; encoded by the coding sequence ATGCAAGACAAGACAACACCGCGCCTGCACCCTGAGCAATATCTCTATATCTATGAACTTCAAGGAGGAAGCCCCTCTGCCGCTCTAGAGTTGGAGGATCTCTTGGGAGTATGGCCGGAAGCAAACTACACCTACCTCTTTTTCGGCTCCCCGGCAGAAGAGAGAATAGGCAGTTTTCTCGAGGCCCACCCCGAATATCGCCTCAACGGGCGCTATCAAATGCGCTACAAACAATGGCAGCAGCTTGCTGTCAGGGAGCCGGTCCAGGTAGACCGCTTCAAGATCATCACCAGCAAGCAGAATGTCTCCCTGGCTCCCGGGGAGATTCTCCTGTTGATAGATCCTGGAGTCATGTTTGGCTCAGGACTGCATCCCACAACCAGGGGGTGTTTGCAAGCCCTGTCCAGATTGTATGCGGATGAAAATCCTTCAACAGTAGTGGATCTTGGCACCGGCACCGGCATCCTGGCAATAGGCGCGGTCAAACTGGGTGCGACTCGAGTAGAAGCAATAGATTTAAATCCGCTGGCTGTCTCTACTGCTAGAGCGAACTGCCGCAGGAACAAGGTCGCCGACCGCATCGTGGTTCGCAGCGGCGATGCCAGAGACAACCTGCCTGAAGCAGAGCTTCTTTGTGTGAACATCCACTTTGACTTCCTCCAGGAGTTGCTCAGCAGGCCGGAGCTGTATAGGTATCAATGGGCAATCATGGGTGGCTTCTTGACTGCAAAACTCGAGGAAGTATTGCGCTCAATACCTTCAAGAATGACAACAATTTGTGAACCCATAGTTGAACAGGGCTGGGCAACGCTTCTCTTGCAGAATCGACAATAA
- a CDS encoding zinc ribbon domain-containing protein, translating into MPIYEFRCLQCNHIFELLAVRQDDAKELRCPECSGTEVERVLSRVSYQMGMKATAGARPKVTSKSCSSGSCATIDIPGPSR; encoded by the coding sequence ATGCCGATCTACGAATTTCGTTGCCTGCAATGTAACCACATTTTTGAGCTGCTTGCTGTCCGCCAGGACGATGCCAAAGAACTCAGATGCCCAGAGTGTAGTGGAACTGAAGTGGAGCGGGTCTTGAGCAGGGTAAGTTATCAGATGGGAATGAAAGCGACAGCAGGGGCCAGACCTAAAGTGACCAGCAAGTCCTGTTCCAGCGGCAGCTGCGCCACTATAGACATACCAGGACCAAGCCGTTAG
- a CDS encoding cyclic nucleotide-binding domain-containing protein, with protein MHLSRTVEYQNGEHILQEGKETQDIVFVLLEGQAKVIKNTEKGPMTLALLEEGDIFGEAAFLAQRQGKRSASIVANGQVKVGVLDQQKLEAEYNKLSPTFKKLLRDLALRFTKTTALTARLAPKRLKAPSMGGVEQRRGKALQALRIKVDYLPAKKTGYDSFSGQDSYKGMLLDLAPTCKGLELYTVSFSKLSHPIGGKFIFGFTLPGKPMMRIPGQIAWLRELGGNKARMGIQFTESNPYFEKIIKEFLREISP; from the coding sequence ATGCATTTGAGCCGGACAGTCGAGTACCAGAATGGCGAGCATATTTTGCAAGAGGGCAAAGAGACGCAAGATATTGTCTTTGTGCTGCTCGAGGGCCAGGCCAAGGTTATCAAGAACACTGAGAAGGGTCCCATGACTCTTGCTCTTCTGGAAGAGGGGGATATTTTTGGCGAAGCAGCTTTTCTGGCTCAGAGGCAGGGGAAGCGATCCGCCTCTATAGTAGCCAATGGTCAGGTCAAGGTGGGTGTACTGGACCAACAAAAACTGGAGGCCGAATACAATAAATTATCGCCCACCTTCAAAAAGCTGCTTCGCGACCTTGCTCTGCGCTTCACCAAGACCACGGCACTTACGGCCCGCTTGGCGCCAAAACGCCTGAAAGCACCGAGCATGGGGGGAGTAGAACAGAGACGGGGGAAGGCCTTGCAGGCCCTGCGCATCAAAGTTGACTATCTACCCGCCAAGAAGACAGGTTATGATTCATTCAGCGGTCAGGACAGCTATAAGGGTATGCTCCTTGATCTTGCTCCCACCTGCAAAGGACTCGAGCTCTACACTGTGAGTTTCAGCAAGCTCTCTCACCCCATTGGCGGTAAATTCATATTCGGCTTCACCCTTCCAGGAAAGCCCATGATGCGGATTCCAGGCCAGATAGCCTGGTTGCGAGAATTGGGCGGCAACAAGGCAAGAATGGGTATCCAGTTCACCGAGAGCAACCCATACTTCGAGAAAATTATCAAAGAATTCCTGCGAGAAATTTCGCCCTGA
- a CDS encoding zinc ribbon domain-containing protein gives MQCSVCGTLNSSDALFCKRCGSRLGPKKCTNCGVDVAPDADFCEACGAKISQEDEVSGKICQSCGFVNSLTTVYCKRCNQKIL, from the coding sequence ATGCAGTGTTCGGTGTGCGGGACTTTGAATAGCAGCGATGCGCTTTTTTGTAAAAGGTGCGGCAGCAGGCTTGGCCCGAAAAAATGTACAAACTGCGGTGTTGATGTTGCCCCTGATGCAGATTTCTGCGAAGCTTGTGGCGCCAAGATTTCCCAGGAGGACGAAGTCTCAGGGAAAATTTGTCAAAGCTGCGGCTTCGTCAACAGTTTGACTACCGTTTACTGTAAGCGTTGCAATCAAAAAATTCTTTAG
- a CDS encoding indolepyruvate oxidoreductase subunit beta has translation MKQDQKALGRESWRVFFAGVGGQGTLLASRVLGEAALLVGVHVVVSEIHGMAQRGGVVESAVLLGKIESPTISDGEADVLLGFEPLETLRAVRKCNEESLVISNTSPLVPFTIASSSSSNYPDIEEMMSMVARRVGRLITLDALELARNAGSELTANMVLLGALLRHGDLPFDRQAIERVLTMKTKKSFLEMNLKAFELGFQQQ, from the coding sequence ATGAAGCAAGACCAGAAGGCACTTGGCAGGGAAAGTTGGCGCGTCTTTTTCGCCGGTGTAGGAGGGCAGGGGACATTGCTGGCCTCCCGCGTTCTGGGCGAAGCGGCGCTCCTGGTAGGTGTCCACGTGGTAGTAAGTGAAATCCATGGTATGGCCCAGCGCGGCGGAGTGGTCGAATCTGCAGTTTTGCTGGGCAAGATAGAAAGCCCGACTATCTCGGATGGTGAGGCCGATGTCCTGTTAGGTTTCGAGCCTCTGGAGACTCTCAGAGCTGTTCGCAAATGTAACGAAGAGAGTCTGGTAATCTCCAACACCAGCCCACTGGTGCCTTTCACTATAGCAAGCAGTAGCAGCAGCAACTATCCTGATATTGAAGAGATGATGTCCATGGTGGCTCGCCGAGTGGGACGGCTGATCACCCTTGATGCTCTTGAACTTGCAAGGAATGCCGGCTCGGAGTTGACTGCCAACATGGTCCTTCTTGGGGCTTTGCTGCGGCATGGCGATCTACCTTTTGACAGGCAGGCAATAGAACGAGTGCTGACAATGAAGACCAAGAAATCTTTCCTGGAAATGAACCTCAAGGCATTCGAACTGGGTTTTCAACAGCAATGA